TCCTTCATGTTTTTGTGGCCTTGTGGCCCTTATTAATAAACACAAAAAATTGTTTAGGAATGTCCCTTgttccaaaaaaccaaaaaagctgtGGAAGCCAAGTGACAAGCTGTGTGAATTGTTTTTGAAGAGGATGTTTCTGTTCTTGAGTCAAAAGTGAAAAGAATCATTACAATATTGTTTGACTGATATTTCAGTCTCTATTTGGCTTCAGttcagtttctcctttttttttaattgactctCCAGTTTATTGGTTTCCTAAACGTTACATGGTATGGATGGCATCTTACTATTTTTGTCTAGTTATTTAATGGCATATTAAAACATTTGATCtgtgaaagcaaagtaaaacttTTGCCTTTCTAATCTACTGATATTCTAGCAATACAAGAGCTGCGGTTTCCATGCCGTGTTATCCCATCGTGCATTGTAcctatgcatgtgtgtatacacacacagaatgTATTCGAAATATAAATACCAGTAAATAAGAAATTGGAACCTAAGGAAAAATGTTACCCTGAATATAGGGGTGTTTACTTTTAGACTTCTAATTAAAATTCGTAGAAGAAATTAGAATAGGAACAAAGTAAATTTGCTACAGATAGCTTAtagaaatgcattatttaaacatcctatataaaaatcaaattattattagtagtagtattatcAGTTTACTATCTTCTTCTTTTACATTTGAGACTGCAGTTTGAACCAATGCATAGACTCATTTAATACCTTTATCAGCTTTGTTTTCTGGGAAATATTGCATGGTAATTATGATTAAGTTCcaagtattttaattaaagatgCATATATTAACTTCAGATGTAGAAGTGCCTGTGTGCATAAGGCGAGGCGTACATATTTCCTGTTGGTAAGTGTGAGACCTAGGTCTAGATTAACTAGCAGATTTACAACTCCCAGCTGGCacataagaaagtaaaaataaacattgaTGCATTTTGTGTGTAAAATAATTAGATACCGATTAGAGCAGAAACTAGGAGTGAAGTCTTGATTCCTGCCAGATCAGTACTGTGAACAGAAGACTACAGAGCACTTGTGACAGTCATCTTGACTTCACTTAAAGCCAGGCTATCTTACACCAGGTGGTGGATGGAGTTTGCGACTCCTTCTCTCTAACTTCAGCTTCGTGTTCCTCCAAACAAATAAGGGCCATCAACCAGGTGTGAGCACTGGGCTCCTGCATGAAACCTGTATAAGCGTTCAGGTCTTTGTCACCCTAGACCTTCCCTGATGTTGCAGCTGGTGGCCCGGCTAGCCAGATCCTGCCTGGCTCGCGGCCGCCCTGTTCCTGGCTGGCTCCTGAACAGACACGGCTCTGTTGTTGCCTTGCAAGCAGCTAGCCTCCGGTCAGTGTGAGAACAGCCAGATACCTTGTGGTTCTGGCAGGAGGCTGGCAGGGGTATCCCAAAACTGGCGTCTGACGGCATCGTACGGGGTGGACCTCGCTATCCAGAGGGGTACCTCCGTGGCCCGTCATGGCAAGCTTTACTGCCTAAAGACTTGAAGTCCCTTTCTCGCTCCACGTGCATTTTAACGCACGGTCTGCTGTCTCACTACAAACACAACCTCCCTGAGCTGAGAAGACCGCGTTTTCAGCAGCGGCGGGATCCCTGCGCTGGCATCCAGCCTGCTTAGCTCCCCGTAGCCCTGCTCCTCGCTCTGCCGGCCACTAATAACGTTGATCACGCTTTAGAATAAATACAGTTGTTCCGCGGGGAGGAAGGCAGATGTTGGACCTAGACTGCCTTCCAGACTCAACTAAGCCCTTCCCCGGTAGAGGAGCTTTGCACACTTGGAGTGTGCGAGGATGACGGGAAGATCCCAGGCGCGTCCATTTATAAAAGCAAAGGCAGGTGTAGTCGGGCGCCAGGCCCGGCTTAGAGCGGTGTCACGCCCCGGTGCCGCCGAAGTCGGTCGTTCGCTTAGGAAAGGGCGCCGAGACCCTTCGGGTGCCGGAGGaaggggcggccgggccgggccgggccgggccgggcgggaggcgcggggggccccgccgctgcccgaGCCCTGTCTCCCGcgctccgccccccgccccgcccggccccgccccgctcggggcgcgcgcgcgcgcgcgccgccTCTGCGCCACTCACCTCGCTCGTTGCCGGCCGAGGAGGGAAAATGCGAGCCGGGGCGGTTCCGCCCGCGGCTTCTCGGATTGGCCCCCGCCTTCTGCCCGCCTCCCTATTGGCCGCGTcgccccgccggccgcgcccGATTGGCCGGCGCCGTTTTGGATACCAAATTCAAAGTTTTTAAAAGTACCCGGCGAGGGCGGCCGCGCACTCACTGCCCGTGGCCGCGGCGGCGCAGCCCTGCAGGTGagcgcgggcgggcggcggcggggcgggggggctctgTGGCACGGCCGGTCCGGGGCAGCGGGATTCCGCGGTGAGGGCTCCGTGGCAGGGCCGGTTCGGGGCAGCGAGAGTCTGCGGCGAGGGCTCCGTGGCCGGGACGGCGGGGGGCCGCCGGCGTACGTGGTGGCGGGACCGGGGGTGCTGGCGGCGCTGCGAGGGGCGGCGGGCGGACCCGGGACGGGGTCCCGGCACCCGCCGCCCTTCCCCAGCCTCGCCCCGCGGCTATTCcgccggcgggacgggacggcggCGCATGGGCGGCCGCCGGGCGCCCGGTCCCGCCACCGAGCCGCGTGTGGGGCTCCCCCCTCTGCTCCGCCGCGTACTAGCGGGGTCGGGACcgggccccggtcccggtcccgggcCCAGCCGGGGTGGGGAGCGCAGCTcccgccggcgggcagcggcgggcgggcgggcgcctgCTGTCTCCCGCCCGCCGGGCCACGCCGCCGGAGGGGGGCATCCCCCCGGCGCGGTCCTGTCCGCCCCGCCGCCATCATTTTAGGGGGAATCCTCTGAGGCGGGGGAAAGCGGAgacccccccctaccccccaaaaAGCGCAGGGTGCCGTTCCCGCGGCCGCGGGGCTCGGCAGGGCCGGCAGCCGGTCTACCTGCCGCCCACCCGGGCCATCTTGAGCGCTGGGCGGGAGCAGCCTGACAGCGCGGCGGGGGCCCGCGGCAGAGCCCGCTCCGCCGCGGGGGTCGGGGCAGGCCCTGGCCCCCGAAacacggggaggggggaagggggggggggggcggacgacGGCGACGTTTCCCAATTCCGCAGGGTTTCGGTCCGAAAGCTCTTCTGCTCGCTGGCGGCGCGCAAGcaaggggggaaggggaggaggctTAGCGAGGGCTTGCATCTCGCCCCCAACTCTCACTGTACAAAGCCATCAGCGTATTTGCTCCTTTCTTCCACCGCACGTAGGTACGAAGAAGGGACTTTCTCCCCGAAACGTTCACGAAACGCCTTTTTCTAATCCTTTTTTCCAAAACTGCTGGAAGGGCATAAATCCCTTAAAGTACCTGCTCAAATGGGGGAGCTTATTTTTCCTGCGGATTGCAAAGCATGTTGGAAATCGTTTTCCCCTTAGATTTAACACGACAGAGATGGCTTCCTTCGGCCCTCGCCCATCCCCCCGCAATGGTTAATATCGATAGCACCACACttcgggtggggggggggggggggaggggaaagaaacaggGCAAGAAAAGCTCGATTTCCCTATAGTAGCTATCGACTTCCCACCCTCTTAAAATCGCGCTTGTAAGTAACCTTTACTTCACTTTGACCGTTGTGCGAGGGGCGCTGATTTCCATTGTAATTTACACATGTATGTGAGCGCTCAAGCTTTTCCTGTGCCACCCAGCCTCCTCCCCTTTTAAAAATGCCAGATACCTGGCTGCATCAGCAGCATTGCCTCTGGCCTCAGATGCAAACTTCAGGCTGCTCTGGCCTGGCTATACCCCTGGACGGTCTTGCTGTCACTCACGGACCCTCTGCCACTGGTGTCCCTTGGAGGGACCGCAAGGGTCCTGAGTATATTGCTGCGTTTAGGGCAGGAAGCGGAGACGTTGGTGTGCTTAAAAGTAATCTCTACTGGTGGAATGGTGACACAGTAAATCACCCAGTCAGTTTTCTCGCCCCAGTTGTATGCAGCATAAAGCTCTAATTTTGAGAAGACCTTATGTAGATTTAATGTGTGTCTGTTCAAATCCTTAGTTCCACTAGTTGTCTGTGGTTTGGACGCTAGAGGGTGAGTTAGGTAAGCTTAAAATTCATAATGCAGAAAGGAGACATGATCGGTTCTTTATAAGGAAAAGAATTTGTGATATGTGTTGCAATActgtctttgttgtttttttccaggatacaaacaaaataatgaaatcaaACCTTAATCACTCTCTCAAAATGAAATGTGATTTTGACCGTACGTCTCTTCACGCTGGGTTTGCACCACTGAAATCTGCTGTGGAGAAGACAAGACTGGAAGAATCCTGCCCCTTGAATTATGAGGAAGGCTTTTGTAAAAGCTGTGCTGAAGAGCATCAGAAAATACTACTTAGTGACTCATACCATGCGGCCACTAGAAGTCTAGATCTTGAAGATGAAGGAAGACCTGTacataacaaagaaaacaaacaagtaacTCAGAGACTTGAGGAAGGTATCTATGAAATGGAGGCACTGGAAAACAGTAAATTTAGTGAGGACAGCGGTTATTCCTCTATGTTAAGTAATCAATACACTGATGCAATAGAACATGAGGACAGTATACCTTTGGCTGGGAATCTCTGTGGCACACCAAAGCATTGTCTCATGAAAAGCCAAAACCAAGCACAGTTCTCAAAGAAGACTTTGTTGCCAGTAATCCATTATGAAGAAATGATTTGTTCAACTTTGAAAAAAAGTGGTAAAAGAAATCTAAAGTCTTGGGCTGCGCTAGACAGAATTGTTTTTAGGGGACAGCTTGAACTTTGTAACCTGATTGGAAAGAAAATGGGATTAGATAGAATAGACATTCTTGCTGAACTCTTCCAAAAGAACCTGAAGCATATATTAGGCAACATTTTAAGGCATCTCGGTGAGATGGATTTAATAAAGTAAGTATATTGATCTCATTGTATTTCATTGGGAAAGTAAACAACCTAATCAGATGGCTTAAGAATGTCTTAGATATGGGGCTAAAAAGTTTTTCCCTTTCCTAGGAGGTAACTGATGTGTTTGTATTGTCATTGCAGTTTTGCCAAAGTCAGCACAACATGGCAGAAGATTCTGCAGGAAGATAAATGGATTTTCCAAATGTATAGTAAAGCAGTGAAAAACGTTTCTGTAAGTTTCCGCACTTGTTATATATTTCAAGGCTAAACCAGCAGTGTCTCTCTGCTATTTTAGGATTCCTCTCAGCCTTGAGATGTTGCAGAAGAGCTTCTTAGATTGAAAGCACTGTCACTGGAGTGTCTGAGTTTGTCCTGTTAGGATGCCCTGTCTCAAGGGTTGCTAGTCACTTCACTGCCTTTGGAGCCCAAGGAAGGCTGACTGAGAAGGTTACCCAAAGAGTGATGCAGATGTTCTTAAGAGCTTCCACATGTCCTGTGTTacagaggaaggcaggaaggggAGGGTCAGTTCCAGCACTGCCAGCTGGGCAAGCCCTAGAGGCTCTCAGCAGAGGCTTGCTTACATCGGTGTCCCCACTGATCCAGAAGGGAGACACGCTGAGAGAAACCATTCAGCTGAGTGTGCAACTCACGTTCTCTGCTTATACTTTCTAGCAGCAGTCTCTGAAGTGCAACGTGCTGGCTACAGAAaactaaaaagctttttgcaCTGCAACCTATTCCTAATGCCTCTTTGTCCTATGAAATAAAAGATACGAGATCCAACCACAGTAGCATTGCACTCTGCCAAGGCAGGACTCTTGAAACACTAagtgtgtttttcttccttgagaGACGGAGAGGCAATGAAACAAGGCTTAGGATCTACCACAGAATAAGGTAGTCAACAAGTTTGAATTTTATGTAGTATTTTACAGTGCTAGCCTCTTGAGATGAAACAGTTAGACGCCACTGAACATTCATGCCATAAAGTTTGATTTCCTCCCTGCcattgtatgctttttttttttaacctgaaccTCAAACTTAGAAAATTGGTGGGAGGAATTTacttctcagaaagaaaactaCAAGCTTCCCTCTTCACCgtaaagaattagaaaaaaaagctttgcgCTTTAAAACATTGCAGTGACTAGATTATATACTCTGCCTAAATTATGCGTTAATAAGAAAGCAAATTGCATTACAAAATAGAAGGTGGTTGCTTTTGATGGTCTGAACTAGGGGTCTGTTCTACGCATTTATAACAGTAGTGACTGAGAAAGCTAAGGTAAAATTAGTAGCATACTACTTGATATGAAGCTTTATTATTTGAAACCTTCTAGCCAGGAGGAAGGCTCAAAAATAAGTTCTTAACTTCTGTTAAACAAAAAGTCCGTACTGGATGAGTCTCTTCTcaaattttcatgtttttcttttcattagaatGGCACTAAGGCATCAGAGCATGCTGCAACAAGGGAGTATGTTCTCTACCGAGCGGCTTTAGCTTCTATTCAGAAAGCAACCCCACCAACCAACTTGAACAAAAAAGGCACCAGATCCAAAGCATCCAAGAATCACAGCAGGCTCATGGAGTTTTCTGAGGTAACTGGTGATTTCCATCCATCTTTAATTTCTCACATGTTGTCTGGCACATGATCAGCTTGTAAAGCATATTTCTGAAACTAGTATCTCCAGTTTGAAGTGCTTGTAACTATTATTAATGTGGCTGCCAGATTTTGTTTATTGTGCCTATTTTAAGACAATGTCAGAAACTAAGTGGAGACAACCGACTGATACACTGGGAAGCTCTACATCTTCTGTTCCGTccgtcgttccccccccccccccccccgccgccccgggtgTCTAGGTACCCTCAAAATggcttagtgatttttttaatttttttttttttttgcttaaattttGGCTTGAACAAGACATGAAAAAGTTTAGTTGTTTCATCTTAGTTTCCACAGGCTTATAATGAATCACATGTTTTCCAGATAAGGAATCCCACAAAACCTGTCAATTTTGcttcaacaatttaaaaaatttaaacagtttctttttaaaaaaggagaaaaagaaaagccaaagacTTTAAGTAGTTCTTATTTCTTAAGAATTAAATAAATGattatttcttctgttcattCTATACTTCTTTTAACTACTTATTTGTAATGCATCAAACATTTGGAGTTGTCAACAACTGCCAACAGCCTAAGTTTCTCTTCACCTTCTTacttttcttaagcttttttttttccacttatagCTGCAGATCTACATTGCAAGTGTCTTATAAGACTTTAAGAAAAGTTTATTGAAAGTCATTGTTAATAAGCAACAGATTTTTCCTACGTAGAAAAAGTTTTTATACTCAAGCTCAAAAGTCTTATTCTGCAAATTTGTGCAAGAAGAGGATAAGGTATAATTGCACTGGAAAGTACAGTCAAGCTGCTCTAATACTACTATATAGCATTAGGAATCTGAAAGTTAACTGTACAGTGACGTAGCAGTCTAAAAGCTTTTTCCTTGATAAACATATGTATGTCTACATACACACATTTAGattgtaaaaacattttcttttcacaatTGAGTGATATAAGGTGTATACAGGTCTATGATTTTCTAATGCTGAATGATTTTGAATGGTGGATCTGGTTTTGTGTCAAAAATGCATTCATCGGAGAGAAGTAGGAATTGCTTTCATTTGGTGGCTCAAGCTGAGTGCCCCACAGCTGAGATTTCTGGACACATTGCTCACTTTtcaaaaatgttaattatttaaatggaattcagatttgatttcttttttgaaattaaaGTTAACTACATCACCATCCTTGGATGAGGTTTGCAGGATTCAGGAGGgctgtttttcttactgttttgcaTTTAGTCTgtcctttaaatttaaaatttaaagaattttaaattggTTACCTCTATTCCAGTCCAAAGTACCTGCAGTTATAGACTGATTATTCCTGTTCAATCTCCATCAGAATTTGATACAACCAGAATTAGGctaaatttgtaatttttctctCTAGAGTAGGAGAAGTTATATTATGTTTTGTGGCAATTAGGTAACATCAGGGAATGTTTGGGCTGTGTGTTTACCCTCCACtcatgatttttttcatactCTTTCTCCAACAGGCTGCCAAGATGTTGAGAAACACTGAAAGCCTTAAAGTCTGCCATCGCTGTGGCTCACCTGCAAAGTATGACTCCTATCTACAAAGGGCGATGTGCAGTCGTGAAAGTTGTGGCTTTGACTTTTGCACAAAGTGCATGTGCGGGTACCACAGCTCCAGTGACTGTATGAGTGGCAAACCAGTGAAACCCAACTCTAAGCTAGGGCCTCTTCCTGGGactaagaaaagcaaacagaatctACGGCGGTTGTGATCCATCCATCCCAATAGAGATTGTTAGATGTGCCAGGGAAAGGTTTTTTAGGGTATGAAGTTAtcctcaaagaaaataaaagaagaaaacgcTTTCTGctattctgtaatttaaaaaaggttaattttattATTCCTCTGTACTATTTGGTCATGTTGAAATTCCTAGGGATCATCACAAATATCCAGTCAAAAATGTCTTACTAAtctataaatttaaaagaaaattctggaTATGGAttctaataacattttaaatattgTCCTGACAATTTGTCTACTGTCTTCCGGTCTTCAAAACACCCCACAATAATATTGAACAAAACAAAGTTTTTGCAAGTAGCCTTCCATGTTTAATGCTAGCAATTCTTGAATGCCAGAAGGGAGAAGGgtaaactgttttatttaaatttttactcttgttcaaatgtcttttaaaagcatttatagtAAGAATGTCAGTGAGGTGAGTGAAGTCccttttaacataaaattatgAGAGAGTCCAGattttatgataatttttttcaaggctttgccttaattttaaaatatgaaaaatttctCTGGTGCTTTGCCTTATGTGGATCTTAAATTGTTGTTCTTCCTTCATTTCTTAATTCAGAAACTGCAGGTTTTCCTTGAACTGAGATGATACCCtttccaacttaaaaaaaaaaaaaaaaaagtacggtATCTTGGCTATACTGCTAAAAAAACTTTGCCTGTTTTTTCTAAATCATAgataaatttttaatatttgtatatatttgtaaatactactttaaatattattcatttttgtcttgtaaatgtgaaaataaattactgttctCAGAAACTTGATTGGCAGATCTGGACTTCTTATTTATCATCTGAAAAGATTACTTCTCATGCTCATTTCTCAAGTTTTCTAGTATGTACTTCTAAAAATGTTGATTTAACAAAGAGCAAATCTGGTTTTGTGTAAAATGTACTGAATCCATTCTCATGGGGCCTTCCTGCAGCTTGCCTGATGGCTCTTAGCAGTAATTGTTGATAGTTTCTGAATGAACCCCTTCAATGGAAAATTTTCTATTGGCTGAATTTGTTGCTGTTGCAGAACTAGCTCACTGTCAGTAAAGTCTTCCTGATTCCACAGCAAAGAAAGGCAAGCTTTCAAGAAAAGGACTGATAATTTTCTGGAAATGTCTGACATTTGgctgtatttttcttgttaatgaGCGAATAACAGACTGGGAACGTAGCATTGTAGGTCCTGCTCCTTGAACTGGTTCAGCAGTTATATACTGCATGACAATTCTCCTTTTGTGACAGCAGTGGTAGAAACAGTTGCACAGAACCTCTAGCACTGTGCTTTTATGTGGTGAACTTAATCTCCTAGCCTAAATCTGAGACTTTAAATAAGAGGCTGGCTGAGTTATATCAAGAACTTCCATTCCATAAATCTTTTGTGTATTTAAGTCCACTTAAGGATATGCTCAAGATGTGAGAATGAAAGGTAGAAGTCTTCCATCCTATTATACCTTAGTCTGGTAATTAGACCCATACCACCTTTAACAACCAGTCCTGCAGAAGAATGATGTTTGTGTAAGTAACAGCCCTCAACTACTAGATATTGGTGTCTCCATTATTGTTTGTGAGATCGAAAAAGCAATGGTCAGGGGCTTGATATGCTTGTAACCACAGTGAATCTGTTAGTGGGCTGTAGGCTGAGCACAGAtagataagaaatattttaaacaaaactttgtTATAAAATTTTTATCTGTGTCTGCTGAAATTCCTGTGTCCTGAAGAGCACAGATATCTTAATGGGATCTGGACAGAACTGCCCTTTTGTACATTGATTTTGAGAAATGTGTCACAGGCATCCACACTCAGACTGGTGTTGCAGAGTATGATGCATCTTGAATCAAAATTTGTGTGTCTGTTTTGGAGCTGAATGTGGATGTTACAAACTTATGAGGTTTACCTTTTCAAGTTTTCGGCTTACTAAGGCGAACTATCCACTCCCTAGGCAGGCCTAACAATTTGTATGGgaagacagtgaagaacagctgctttttttttgttggtttgtttcctGTAGAAATTTATCTGCTCATGCTGAATTTTGAGGAAAATTCCTGGTTACCTCCAGATTTGGGGGACAAATTGGACTACATAGCTTCAGTAGTCACAACTGGAGATGAACAATATGTGAAGAAACAGACATTTTTCACTAACTTCTGAGGGATAAGACGCAACTATGTTCTACCTGAAACCTTCCTGGAAAGGTCAGATTACTTGACTTCTAACGAAGCTTTGGCCAAGCTATAATGGGTCTGCTGCAAATCACCGCAGCTGTTTCTTTCCCCTTGTCCAAATGTTTTTGTCTTATCCTGATTCTCAGACCCTTGCCTACCAGCTTTAGGGTTAATAATCAGACGTTCAAGATTGCAGCCTTCAACAGGTGGGTGACAGCTCCTTAAGGAACTTGATCTGTTTCCAATGCTTACAATTTTCTTATGCAAAATTTCTAAAGAGAAGCATGGGTGTCTGCGGTGGCCGCACAGCTATTTCTTCCTTTATGGTAGACTTGCCCGACAGTCGAAACCTTGCCCAACAATGCTGAGCACTGGACCTGTTTAAAAACTTTCTTACTGAAAGCCACATGATTGTTGGTCTGCTCATAAATAGTTTCAGTGAATGGTGTACAGCAGAAAAAACAGTGGACAATCTGTCCCTACCCAGGCATGCTGGCATGTACTGCTGAGAGAGAAAGCAGCTCCTCAGGGAGTGAGGGTGTTGGATGTTAGTACTAGCAGTGCCCCAACCAGTGCTGAGGAGAGTGATTTATGTGCCAAAGGTGGGAACAAAGTAGATGCAGATTGTTGTTAATGTCTGTTCTGAGCCTATCTTGAACCTGCCTCTGATATGTAATCAATGTGAGAGTCTCACCTAGCCCAAGAGCACAGCACTTGCCCTATGGAGATGAGTCTATGTCAAAACCACTTTCAAACTCAACATTTGGCAGCCCCAGTGACATTGCAGGAATGTGATAAGCTGCTCACCCGCATCACATACGCCTTTCAGATCTATAGAGGGTGATAAATACCTGCAGGCTGACAGAGTCCCCTGTCTGGCTGGTGCAGGAGTACAGATTTCTCCCAGTTACTTGCTTATCTCTAGGCATGGGGTGAGGAAGGGCGGGAGGTTTCTCTGCTCTGTAAATTGCCATGGCTCGCAGCTGTTCCCTCTTGCCTGAACAGCTATGGAGCCAGAATATTCCTTAATTTCATCGTGACCCTAGctgggaggcaggcagaggcaggggtTTAGGAGTTTCTGAAATCAATATCGAATATCCACATTTTGCAGCTCTTCTCTCTTGCCCTTACGAAGCTGTCCTGAAAAACCCAAGGAGCTGCTTGAGATGCATATGTCTTTCTGCAAAGCCTTAAGGGCAATCTCAGCTGTCCCACTGCAGGGACCAAAGAAGCTGGAGAGAATTGTCAGATAATCATGATTAATCTGATGATGTAATCACTTGTAAAAACAAGGACAAGTTTGTATGCACTTAGCAGTGTAATttgtcctccagcagcagcagcctttgtGCTTTGAGGACTGTGGG
This genomic window from Accipiter gentilis chromosome 5, bAccGen1.1, whole genome shotgun sequence contains:
- the FBXO5 gene encoding F-box only protein 5 gives rise to the protein MKSNLNHSLKMKCDFDRTSLHAGFAPLKSAVEKTRLEESCPLNYEEGFCKSCAEEHQKILLSDSYHAATRSLDLEDEGRPVHNKENKQVTQRLEEGIYEMEALENSKFSEDSGYSSMLSNQYTDAIEHEDSIPLAGNLCGTPKHCLMKSQNQAQFSKKTLLPVIHYEEMICSTLKKSGKRNLKSWAALDRIVFRGQLELCNLIGKKMGLDRIDILAELFQKNLKHILGNILRHLGEMDLINFAKVSTTWQKILQEDKWIFQMYSKAVKNVSNGTKASEHAATREYVLYRAALASIQKATPPTNLNKKGTRSKASKNHSRLMEFSEAAKMLRNTESLKVCHRCGSPAKYDSYLQRAMCSRESCGFDFCTKCMCGYHSSSDCMSGKPVKPNSKLGPLPGTKKSKQNLRRL